From one Agathobaculum sp. NTUH-O15-33 genomic stretch:
- a CDS encoding Bug family tripartite tricarboxylate transporter substrate binding protein translates to MKLNKAASILLASSLMLTALTACGGQPGGKEVKTEDYPSKPVTIICPWGVGGGADVIARKISQVGQKYFDQPIVVENHTGASGTIGMGDAFDAEADGYTLVVANGPLFSLTPKFIDVEYELSDFTMLRGMRTVSLMVLVNPEKSGLETFDDVLDYGKNNKLKYATSSGPGGDQYVVASAAFISQGIEAEPVVLGSSAEVINAVVSGQVDIGLAPQPDYYAYQEEGKAKAVATLYPEAVETKFGAMQPLSEWGIDAEFGGMDCLAIRADVPQEIKDKLTALLDQVYADPAFTGYMEELGYPLWDADADEVTRFIEDQMESMDDYVALIQQP, encoded by the coding sequence ATGAAACTGAACAAAGCGGCATCGATCTTATTGGCATCGTCCCTGATGTTGACCGCGCTGACGGCCTGCGGCGGCCAGCCGGGCGGCAAGGAGGTCAAAACCGAGGATTATCCCAGCAAGCCGGTCACGATCATTTGCCCGTGGGGCGTCGGCGGCGGCGCGGACGTAATCGCGCGCAAAATCTCGCAGGTGGGGCAAAAGTATTTCGACCAGCCGATCGTGGTGGAAAACCACACCGGCGCTTCCGGAACGATCGGCATGGGCGATGCGTTCGACGCCGAGGCGGACGGCTACACGCTGGTGGTCGCCAACGGGCCGCTGTTCTCACTCACGCCCAAGTTTATCGATGTGGAGTATGAGCTGTCCGATTTCACTATGCTGCGCGGCATGCGCACGGTCTCGCTCATGGTGCTGGTTAATCCTGAAAAATCCGGTTTGGAGACCTTCGACGATGTGCTGGATTACGGCAAAAACAATAAGCTCAAGTACGCGACCTCCTCCGGCCCGGGCGGCGATCAATATGTTGTCGCTTCCGCCGCGTTTATTTCGCAGGGGATCGAGGCCGAACCGGTCGTTCTGGGCAGCTCGGCCGAGGTGATCAACGCCGTGGTATCCGGTCAGGTGGATATCGGCCTTGCCCCCCAGCCGGATTATTACGCCTACCAAGAGGAAGGCAAGGCCAAGGCGGTCGCGACTCTATACCCGGAAGCTGTCGAAACCAAGTTCGGCGCCATGCAGCCGCTGAGCGAGTGGGGGATCGACGCGGAGTTCGGCGGCATGGACTGCCTTGCCATCCGCGCGGACGTTCCGCAGGAGATCAAGGACAAGTTGACCGCGCTGCTCGATCAGGTCTATGCCGACCCTGCATTCACCGGCTATATGGAAGAGCTGGGCTATCCGCTGTGGGACGCGGACGCGGACGAAGTGACCCGGTTTATCGAAGACCAAATGGAAAGCATGGACGATTACGTCGCCCTGATCCAGCAGCCCTGA
- a CDS encoding tripartite tricarboxylate transporter TctB family protein: protein MKIKLNSNMITGAVFLVFSTVLHLLIPSQIKTYETGPITAATVPTLLIRGLILCSVILLIQGVLSKDKKEYVVSGALFCKDNLRRLKPLLYIAMLIVYALILPRAGFIVSSLLLSVGILIYFGARKWWFYAIVSANIFFAYFAFQAMSVSLP from the coding sequence ATGAAAATAAAGCTCAATTCCAATATGATCACCGGTGCGGTCTTTCTCGTCTTTTCGACGGTCCTGCACCTGTTGATCCCCTCGCAGATCAAAACCTATGAGACCGGACCGATCACGGCGGCCACCGTGCCGACGCTCTTGATCCGCGGCCTGATCCTGTGCAGCGTGATCCTGCTCATACAGGGCGTCCTATCCAAGGATAAAAAGGAATACGTGGTGTCCGGCGCGCTGTTTTGCAAAGACAACCTCCGCCGGCTCAAGCCGCTTCTCTACATTGCGATGCTGATCGTCTACGCGCTCATCCTGCCGCGCGCCGGGTTTATCGTTTCCTCCCTGCTGCTGTCGGTCGGCATCCTGATCTATTTCGGCGCGCGGAAATGGTGGTTTTACGCCATCGTCAGCGCAAACATCTTTTTCGCTTACTTTGCGTTCCAAGCAATGAGCGTATCGCTGCCGTAA
- a CDS encoding tripartite tricarboxylate transporter permease: protein MFENILTGLSMMASLESFVAIAVGLLAGIIIGAIPGLTADIAIILCLPLTYSMPPIPSMLLLLGLYCGGTYGGSITAILINTPGTPSSAATVLDGYPLTQKGKPLKALTMALYASFIGGLFSALVLLFAAPNIAKITQIFGPPEYFCIAVFGLSIISSISNGNIIKGIMGGIIGIFIAVIGQDSVSGAIRFAFGNRKLAGGIPLIVTLVGLFAIAELLSRSDYNPRTDPARTQKLKLDREKLSWPEFKRCIRTMLTSSVIGTIVGATPGTGGGIAAFISYDQAKKTSKYGDNFGHGEIEGISASESANNATTGSTLIPLLTLGVPGDGCTAILLGAFMLQGMVPGPALFKDYPDVLYGIMVGLIVVNLLMLLIGRVFTPFYSNITRIPYELMSAMIIVYCVAGTYSSEASTFHVLLAVCIGVFSFLLRKLGFSVVPIILGVVLGDLVETNFRNAMVMSDNSLSIFVTRPFSLLFLALAALSIGMFCYKSIKSKRQAAAKVISEGETT from the coding sequence ATGTTTGAAAATATTCTGACCGGACTTTCGATGATGGCCTCCTTGGAAAGCTTTGTGGCGATCGCGGTGGGCCTGCTCGCGGGCATTATCATCGGCGCGATCCCCGGCTTGACGGCGGATATCGCCATCATCCTTTGCCTGCCGCTGACGTACAGCATGCCGCCCATCCCATCCATGCTGTTGCTGCTCGGCCTATATTGCGGCGGTACCTACGGCGGATCGATCACCGCCATCCTGATCAACACGCCCGGCACCCCCTCCAGCGCGGCGACCGTTTTGGACGGCTATCCTCTGACGCAAAAGGGCAAGCCGCTCAAAGCGCTGACCATGGCGCTGTACGCCTCCTTTATCGGCGGCCTGTTCAGCGCGCTGGTGCTTTTGTTCGCGGCGCCCAATATTGCAAAGATCACACAGATCTTCGGGCCGCCCGAATATTTCTGCATTGCGGTTTTCGGCCTGTCCATTATTTCCAGCATTTCAAACGGCAACATTATCAAGGGCATCATGGGCGGCATCATCGGTATTTTCATTGCCGTGATCGGGCAGGACTCGGTCAGCGGCGCCATTCGTTTTGCCTTTGGCAACCGCAAGCTGGCCGGCGGCATCCCGCTGATCGTCACGCTGGTGGGCCTGTTCGCCATTGCCGAGCTGCTCAGCCGGTCTGATTACAACCCGCGAACAGACCCCGCGCGCACGCAAAAGCTGAAGCTGGACCGTGAAAAGCTTTCATGGCCCGAATTCAAACGCTGTATCCGCACGATGCTCACCTCGTCCGTTATCGGCACGATCGTCGGCGCGACGCCCGGCACAGGCGGCGGTATCGCGGCCTTCATCAGTTACGATCAAGCCAAAAAAACTTCCAAATACGGAGACAATTTCGGCCATGGTGAAATTGAGGGCATTTCCGCTTCGGAATCCGCCAACAACGCCACCACCGGTTCGACGCTTATCCCGCTTTTGACGCTCGGCGTGCCGGGCGACGGCTGCACCGCCATTCTGCTCGGCGCGTTCATGCTGCAAGGCATGGTGCCGGGGCCGGCGCTGTTCAAGGATTACCCCGATGTGCTGTACGGCATCATGGTCGGCCTGATCGTGGTCAACTTGCTCATGCTGCTGATCGGCCGCGTGTTCACCCCGTTTTATTCCAACATCACGCGCATTCCCTATGAACTGATGAGCGCGATGATCATCGTCTACTGCGTCGCAGGCACCTATTCGAGCGAGGCCAGCACCTTCCATGTGCTGCTGGCGGTATGCATCGGCGTATTTTCCTTCCTGCTGCGCAAGCTTGGCTTTTCCGTGGTGCCAATCATTCTCGGCGTCGTGCTGGGCGATCTGGTGGAAACGAATTTCCGCAACGCGATGGTCATGTCGGATAACTCCCTGTCCATTTTCGTGACCCGCCCGTTCAGCTTGCTGTTTCTGGCGCTGGCCGCGCTTTCCATCGGCATGTTCTGCTATAAATCGATCAAAAGCAAGCGCCAAGCAGCGGCAAAAGTCATATCAGAAGGAGAAACAACATGA
- a CDS encoding FAD-dependent oxidoreductase: MNYITEPARQTPVVAETEVLVVGGGPAGFGAALHAARMGRKTMLIEQSGAIGGVATTGIMSHWTGRQDGGCFEELRAKARDCESEQVINPEKLRILMLDMLQEAGVEVQLYTAFSDVVMEGSRVTGIITESKSGREAIACRMLIDSTGDGDVAARAGAPFEKGREDGGMQPMTIMFKVAGVDMDRAMFFWGFEDTVQLPEGDLQTLGRRELPQPAGHILLYPASLPGVVTVNMTNVIDVDGTDVRDLNRAEYVCRKQIPEIITFLQRHVPGYEGCYLIDSADVIGVRETRRFEAHYRLTEDDIAEARVFDDWVVTKSNFFFDLHNVEGAGLDANGEYKAFQQPAPYTIPLRSFVPRGIEGLLLNGRNISGTHKAHSSYRVMPIVMNMGHAMGIVAALCIAREKAPLALDLNELHDALRRTNVAP; this comes from the coding sequence ATGAATTATATTACCGAACCGGCCCGGCAAACCCCGGTCGTCGCCGAGACCGAGGTGCTCGTCGTGGGCGGCGGCCCGGCGGGCTTTGGCGCGGCGCTGCATGCCGCGCGCATGGGCCGCAAAACCATGCTGATCGAACAGAGCGGCGCGATCGGCGGGGTCGCTACCACCGGCATTATGAGCCACTGGACCGGGCGACAGGACGGCGGCTGCTTTGAGGAGTTGCGTGCCAAAGCACGCGACTGTGAAAGCGAACAGGTGATCAACCCCGAAAAGCTTCGCATTTTAATGCTGGACATGCTGCAGGAAGCCGGGGTGGAGGTACAGCTGTACACCGCGTTCAGCGATGTGGTGATGGAGGGCAGCCGCGTGACCGGCATCATTACGGAAAGCAAATCCGGACGGGAGGCCATCGCCTGCCGCATGCTGATCGATTCCACGGGCGACGGCGACGTGGCCGCCCGCGCGGGCGCGCCGTTTGAAAAGGGCCGCGAGGACGGCGGCATGCAGCCGATGACCATCATGTTTAAGGTCGCAGGCGTGGATATGGATCGGGCCATGTTCTTCTGGGGCTTTGAAGACACCGTGCAGCTGCCCGAGGGCGACCTACAGACGCTGGGCCGCCGGGAGCTGCCCCAGCCTGCCGGCCACATCCTGCTGTATCCCGCCTCGCTGCCCGGCGTGGTCACCGTCAACATGACCAACGTGATCGATGTGGACGGTACGGACGTGCGCGATCTCAATCGCGCTGAATACGTATGCAGAAAACAGATCCCGGAAATCATCACTTTCTTGCAGCGCCATGTGCCCGGCTATGAGGGCTGCTACCTGATCGACAGCGCCGACGTGATCGGCGTGCGCGAAACGCGGCGTTTTGAAGCGCACTACCGTTTGACCGAAGACGATATCGCGGAGGCAAGGGTGTTTGACGATTGGGTCGTCACCAAGTCCAACTTCTTTTTCGACCTGCACAACGTTGAGGGCGCGGGGCTGGACGCAAACGGCGAATACAAGGCCTTTCAGCAGCCCGCCCCCTATACGATCCCGCTGCGCAGCTTCGTACCGCGAGGGATTGAAGGGCTGCTGCTCAATGGACGCAACATTTCAGGCACGCACAAGGCGCATTCCAGCTACCGCGTCATGCCGATCGTCATGAACATGGGGCATGCCATGGGCATTGTGGCAGCGCTTTGCATCGCGCGGGAGAAAGCGCCGCTCGCTCTCGACCTGAACGAACTGCACGACGCGCTGCGCCGCACCAATGTCGCGCCGTAA